One window of Candidatus Tectomicrobia bacterium genomic DNA carries:
- a CDS encoding M20/M25/M40 family metallo-hydrolase translates to MKDVYEAIDRGQEKFIAELNDLLRLPSVSYTGEGISECAAHLCRWLQGWGAEARVVPTKGHPVVLGKVEPPGARRRVIVYGHYDVKQVGDLSEWESPPFEPTERGGAIYARGAADDKGQLLANAIAVRLLKEMGRLPVAVIFVFEGEEEIGCKSFQGFAEAHREELRADLYYASDGPRHTSGRPTVRLGNRGNLCMRLVVRNEIGKHVHSGNFGELVRNPAWDLVHILHTMKDPEGEVLIPGFYDEVAPPSELERQALADIPDDEAEVCRALGISKIYGSPRYSVSEKLFFRPTLTIEGFECGMESTIIPGQAMCYLESRLVKNMTPEGTFEKIKRHVEAQGIPGATLSLTRGSLPNKTPLDHPMVRPVLEAFRRMHREGVLDASPLVMPISGGSNASTQVFNQYLGLPVITTNYSQPNSGQHGPNESIRIDHFMMGIKMGAAALASLAG, encoded by the coding sequence ATGAAGGACGTCTACGAAGCCATCGACCGGGGACAAGAGAAGTTCATCGCGGAGCTCAATGACCTCCTCCGGCTGCCCAGCGTAAGCTACACGGGGGAGGGCATTTCGGAGTGCGCGGCGCACCTGTGCCGCTGGCTCCAGGGCTGGGGGGCCGAGGCCCGGGTGGTGCCCACGAAGGGCCATCCGGTCGTTCTCGGCAAGGTGGAGCCGCCGGGGGCCAGACGGCGGGTCATCGTCTACGGCCACTACGACGTCAAGCAGGTGGGCGATCTCTCGGAGTGGGAGTCGCCTCCGTTCGAGCCCACCGAGCGCGGCGGCGCCATCTACGCCCGCGGCGCGGCGGACGACAAGGGCCAGCTCCTCGCCAACGCCATTGCCGTCCGCCTCCTGAAGGAGATGGGGCGGCTCCCGGTGGCCGTCATCTTCGTCTTCGAGGGGGAGGAGGAGATCGGCTGCAAGAGCTTCCAGGGCTTCGCGGAGGCCCACCGAGAGGAGCTCCGGGCCGACCTCTACTACGCCTCGGACGGCCCCCGGCACACCAGCGGCCGGCCCACCGTCCGCCTCGGGAACCGCGGCAACCTCTGCATGCGGCTGGTGGTCCGGAACGAGATCGGGAAGCACGTCCACTCGGGGAACTTCGGGGAACTCGTCCGCAACCCGGCCTGGGACCTCGTCCACATCCTCCACACGATGAAGGATCCCGAGGGGGAGGTCCTGATCCCGGGCTTCTACGACGAGGTGGCTCCTCCGAGTGAGCTGGAGCGCCAAGCCCTCGCGGACATCCCCGACGACGAGGCCGAGGTGTGCCGCGCGCTGGGCATCTCCAAGATCTACGGTTCTCCCCGGTACAGCGTGAGCGAGAAGCTCTTCTTCCGGCCCACCCTCACCATCGAGGGCTTCGAGTGCGGGATGGAGTCCACCATCATCCCCGGCCAGGCCATGTGCTACCTCGAGTCGCGCCTGGTGAAGAACATGACCCCCGAGGGCACCTTCGAGAAGATCAAGCGCCACGTCGAGGCCCAGGGCATCCCCGGCGCCACCCTCAGCCTGACGAGGGGGAGCCTGCCCAACAAGACGCCCCTGGACCACCCCATGGTGCGCCCCGTCCTGGAGGCTTTCCGGCGGATGCACCGGGAGGGGGTGCTCGACGCCTCCCCCCTCGTCATGCCCATCTCGGGGGGGAGCAACGCATCGACCCAGGTGTTCAACCAGTACCTGGGCCTGCCCGTCATCACCACGAACTACTCCCAGCCGAACAGCGGCCAGCACGGCCCGAACGAGAGCATCCGCATCGATCACTTCATGATGGGGATCAAGATGGGCGCCGCGGCGCTCGCGTCCCTGGCGGGCTGA
- a CDS encoding ABC transporter permease, whose protein sequence is MAEAAAAWREAPLDVRGSVPLRHRLWRVRYGLIGAFAVLVILAGSFLAPWVAPHDPYRGIVSQRLIPPAWEAKGSTLHLLGTDQVGRDYLSRLIFGSRISLAAGFLSTLFAALIGIPLGVTAGYFGGRWDNFVSFAVNVMLAFPGVLLALAVISVLGPSFFNLIVVLGITSWPLYTRVVRAEVMSYREQEFTLAARGIGGTQGRIILRHIFPNLISTILVVSTLEVAHNILREAFLSFLGLGVQPPIPSWGGMLSEGRTYMLNLWWLAAFPGIAIFATTLGINLLGDALRDFLDPHQAA, encoded by the coding sequence ATGGCAGAGGCGGCCGCAGCCTGGCGCGAGGCGCCCTTGGATGTCCGCGGGAGCGTCCCCCTGCGCCACCGGCTCTGGCGGGTGCGCTACGGCCTGATCGGCGCCTTCGCCGTCCTCGTCATCCTCGCTGGCTCCTTCCTGGCTCCCTGGGTGGCGCCGCATGATCCCTATAGGGGAATCGTGAGCCAGCGGCTCATCCCCCCGGCCTGGGAGGCCAAGGGCTCGACGCTCCACCTCCTGGGCACGGACCAAGTGGGGCGCGACTACCTCTCCCGCCTCATCTTCGGCTCGCGCATCTCGCTCGCTGCGGGCTTCCTGTCCACCCTGTTCGCCGCCCTGATCGGGATCCCGCTGGGCGTGACGGCGGGCTACTTCGGGGGGAGGTGGGACAACTTTGTCTCGTTCGCGGTGAACGTGATGCTCGCCTTCCCGGGCGTGCTCCTGGCCCTGGCCGTCATCTCGGTGCTGGGGCCGAGCTTCTTTAACCTCATCGTGGTCCTGGGGATTACGAGCTGGCCGCTCTACACGCGGGTGGTCCGCGCCGAAGTGATGAGCTACCGGGAGCAGGAATTCACCCTGGCCGCCCGAGGGATCGGGGGCACCCAGGGCCGGATCATCCTGCGGCACATTTTCCCCAACCTGATCAGCACCATCCTCGTCGTGAGCACCCTCGAGGTGGCCCACAACATCCTCCGAGAGGCCTTCCTGAGCTTCCTGGGGCTGGGGGTCCAGCCGCCCATCCCCTCCTGGGGGGGCATGCTGAGCGAGGGGCGGACCTACATGCTGAACCTCTGGTGGCTGGCGGCCTTCCCGGGCATCGCGATCTTCGCCACCACGCTGGGCATCAACCTGCTGGGCGACGCCCTGCGCGATTTTCTCGACCCGCACCAGGCGGCCTAG
- a CDS encoding ABC transporter permease, which translates to MRAFIIRRIGQSVLVCLGVAVVTFLLLRIAHDPVYVLLPPESTKEEIETLRKAMGFDQPLPVQFAFFMGRLLQGDFGDSFVMAQPASQLIWERMPATLELSLAGMAIALAVAIPLGVFAAFRRNTLIDTFCTSFAVSGQAMPIFWFGIMLIIIFAVQLKVLPVSGSGTYLHLILPAVTLSLNLAPIIMRLTRSRMLDVLNQDYIRTARSKGVLERGVLFRHALRNAAISVVTIIGLQFGRLMGGAVVTETVFAWPGVATLVVSSIYNADFPVVQAATFYLAIFIVAANTVADIVVAWLDPRISRR; encoded by the coding sequence ATGCGGGCGTTCATCATCCGCCGGATCGGGCAGTCCGTCCTGGTCTGCCTCGGCGTAGCGGTGGTCACCTTCCTTCTTCTTCGGATCGCGCACGACCCCGTCTACGTTCTGCTCCCGCCGGAATCCACCAAGGAGGAGATCGAAACCCTCCGCAAGGCCATGGGATTCGACCAGCCGCTACCCGTCCAGTTCGCCTTTTTCATGGGAAGGCTCCTCCAGGGGGATTTCGGCGACTCCTTCGTGATGGCCCAGCCGGCTTCTCAGCTCATCTGGGAGCGCATGCCGGCCACCCTCGAGCTCAGCCTCGCGGGCATGGCCATCGCGCTCGCGGTGGCCATCCCCCTGGGTGTCTTCGCGGCCTTCCGCCGGAATACCCTGATCGACACCTTCTGCACCAGCTTCGCCGTGAGCGGCCAGGCCATGCCCATCTTTTGGTTCGGCATCATGCTCATCATCATCTTTGCGGTGCAGCTCAAGGTGCTGCCCGTGTCGGGAAGCGGCACCTACCTCCACCTCATCCTTCCCGCCGTCACCCTGTCGCTCAACCTGGCGCCCATCATCATGCGGCTTACCCGCTCGCGGATGCTGGACGTGCTCAACCAGGACTACATCCGAACGGCTCGGTCCAAGGGCGTCCTGGAGCGCGGGGTGCTCTTCCGGCACGCCTTGCGGAACGCGGCCATCTCCGTTGTGACGATCATCGGCCTCCAGTTCGGCCGCCTGATGGGAGGGGCGGTGGTGACGGAGACAGTCTTCGCCTGGCCGGGGGTGGCCACCCTGGTGGTTTCCTCCATCTACAACGCGGATTTTCCCGTGGTCCAGGCCGCGACGTTCTACTTGGCGATTTTCATCGTCGCCGCGAACACGGTCGCCGACATCGTCGTGGCTTGGCTGGACCCGCGAATCTCGAGGAGATAG